In Nostoc piscinale CENA21, the genomic stretch ACAACTTTGGCGCGACGGATGATGGAACACACCAAAATTTACAAAGCCCTCAAAGGTGTGCGGGGACGGCAAAGTATAGATATGGCAGCCCTAGAACAATTAATGGTTGCATTTAGCCAACTGGTAGTAGAACAACCTTGGATTAAAGAAATTGACATCAACCCCTTGCTGGCAATTCCGCCAACCGCCGTTCACTCTGGAGGATTGATTGCCTTAGATGGCCGTGTTCTCCTCCACCCACCAGATATTACAGAAGAACAACTACCCAAATTAGCCATTCGTCCCTATCCCACCCAATACATCGACAACTGGACGATGAAAAATGGGATGTCAGTTACCATCCGTCCAATTCGTCCAGAAGATGAGCCATTGATGGTACAGTTTCACCAAACCCTTTCCGAAGAAAGCGTTTATTTTCGGTACTTTCACCTGATTAAACTGAGTCAACGCATCACCCACGAACGCCTCACCCGTATTTGCTTTATTGATTATGACCGCGAAATGGCACTGGTAGCAGAACATCAAGACCCAGAAACCGGAATGCGGCAGATTTTAGCAGTTGGGCGATTGAGTAAACTGCATGGTACAGATGCGGCGGAATTCGCTATGATTGTCAGCGATCGCTATCAATGTCAAGGTTTAGGTACAGAACTCGTTAGGCGCTTACTGCAAGTTGGTCGTCAAGAACATATCGGCCGAATTACAGCCAATATCCTCTCTGATAATTACGGAATGCAGCGAGTTTGTGAAAAATTAGGCTTTCATCTGCAACCTACCAGCGACTCCACTGTAATGCAAGCGGAAATTGCTTTGTAAATTATTTGATTCCCAATTCATGTAGGCTATTGGACTCGAAGTCAAAACCGCTCTGGCAGAAAATACGGTGATTCAGGAGTAGTCAAGGGTTATTTATGGGGCGATAAAGTCTTGCAAGAAGCACAAGTGATTGTAGCAACACAAATAGCTTAAAATGCGTAGAATTAAAAATTACAAATTTAAGCTATCTACATCATCAGGAAAGGCATAATGTAGAGCAACATAAATATTCGTAGTTGGGAAAAGGCAGGAGGCAGGAGGGAAGAGGGTTTTAGCTAAATTAACCTTTCTTAATATAATTTTGTTTTGTCCCACCGACTTACTTACACAAAAACGTAGAATCATCCAAATGTAGCGAACAATGCGATCGCTACATTTTTTAATTTCCAACAAAACTGCTAAAATCCCCTTATTCTCGATAGAGAATATGAATTTTTGATTGAATTTGCGATCAACATGATTAATACGTGCAATCATCCAGTAACATAAATCTTATATAAACACATACACATCAACTTACCGTAGATTAAGAGGAAACACGGAATGAAATTTTGGCAGCGTCCCATAAAGCAGACTCAGAATAGACCATATCGGTTCAGACTCAATTCCCTCAAAGGTTTTATATCGCTCACCTTGGTAGGAGCTATTTTGAGTGTGGCGCTGGCCGCCTGCTCTGGTGGAAATAGCAGCAGTAATTCTGGCGATGGCGCACCTTCTGCGAGTCCCGTTGCAGCAAATAAATCCAATGTGGAAATCACCTTAGTTTCCTTTGCAGTGACTAAAGCAGCTCACGAGGCGATTATTCCCAAGTTTGTAGAAAAGTGGAAACAAGATCATAATCAAACTGTCACCTTCAAGCAAAGCTATGGTGGTTCTGGTTCTCAAACTCGCGCCGTCATCGATGGTTTAGAAGCCGATGTAGTCCACTTAGCATTGGCTGGAGATACAGAAAAGATTCAGAAAGCCGGACTAATTCAACCAGGATGGGAAACTGAAGTTCCAAATAATGGTATTGTATCGAAATCTGTTGCGGCGATCGTTACTCGTGAAGGTAATCCTAAAAACATCAAGACTTGGACAGATTTAGCAAAAGACGGCGTAAAATTAATTACTGCTGACCCAAAAACATCTGGTGTAGCGAAGTGGAACTTTTTAGCACT encodes the following:
- a CDS encoding sulfate ABC transporter substrate-binding protein; protein product: MKFWQRPIKQTQNRPYRFRLNSLKGFISLTLVGAILSVALAACSGGNSSSNSGDGAPSASPVAANKSNVEITLVSFAVTKAAHEAIIPKFVEKWKQDHNQTVTFKQSYGGSGSQTRAVIDGLEADVVHLALAGDTEKIQKAGLIQPGWETEVPNNGIVSKSVAAIVTREGNPKNIKTWTDLAKDGVKLITADPKTSGVAKWNFLALWNSAIKTGGDDAKATEFVTKVYNNVPLLTKDAREATDAFFKQGQGDALINYENEIVLAEQKGGKVNYIVPDVNISIDNPVAVVDKNVDKHGNREVAEAFVKYLYTPEAQQEFAKLGFRPVDETVAQTKEVKDKFPNVKTLGTVKDYGGWSEIDKKFFAEGGVFDKIQAQKKR